A window of Streptomyces gilvosporeus contains these coding sequences:
- a CDS encoding CoA-binding protein produces MHDDPATIRRILTELGDTWAIVGLSSNRQRAAYGVAQVLQRYGKRIVPVHPKAETVHGETGYPSLDAIPFGVDVVDTFVNSDLAGAVADEAVTIGARAVWFQLGVIDDDAYARTRAAGLAMVMNRCPAIEIPLLG; encoded by the coding sequence ATGCACGACGACCCGGCGACGATCCGCAGGATCCTTACCGAGCTCGGGGACACCTGGGCCATCGTGGGGCTGTCCTCGAACCGGCAGCGGGCCGCATACGGTGTCGCGCAGGTGCTCCAGCGCTACGGCAAGCGGATCGTCCCCGTGCACCCGAAGGCCGAGACGGTACACGGGGAAACGGGCTACCCGTCCCTCGACGCCATCCCCTTCGGGGTCGATGTGGTCGACACCTTCGTGAACAGCGACCTCGCCGGAGCCGTCGCCGACGAAGCCGTCACCATCGGCGCCCGGGCGGTGTGGTTCCAGCTGGGTGTCATCGACGACGACGCCTACGCCCGCACCCGCGCCGCCGGGCTCGCCATGGTCATGAACCGCTGCCCCGCCATCGAGATACCACTGCTCGGCTGA
- a CDS encoding helix-turn-helix domain-containing protein, whose amino-acid sequence MTDLDQLTQSLARNLKHWRAERGYTLDALAARAGVSRGMIIQIEQARTNPSVGTTVKIADALGVSITTLLDYEQGPQVRIVAPEETVRLWSTEAGSHTVLLVGTEAPGPFELWDWRLMPGDRSASDPHPPGSVELIHVRSGTLTLEVEGEEYEVAAGASATFEAKVAHGYRNDGAEPVEMTMSVVIPLGR is encoded by the coding sequence GTGACGGATCTCGATCAGCTCACGCAGTCGCTCGCCCGCAACCTCAAGCACTGGCGCGCCGAACGCGGCTACACCCTCGACGCCCTGGCGGCGCGGGCCGGAGTCAGCCGCGGCATGATCATCCAGATTGAGCAGGCCCGTACGAACCCGAGCGTGGGCACCACCGTCAAGATCGCCGACGCGCTGGGCGTCAGCATCACCACGCTCCTCGACTACGAACAGGGCCCGCAGGTGCGGATCGTCGCACCGGAGGAGACCGTACGGCTGTGGTCCACCGAGGCCGGCAGCCATACCGTCCTCCTGGTCGGCACCGAGGCGCCCGGCCCCTTCGAGCTGTGGGACTGGCGGCTGATGCCCGGCGACCGCAGCGCCTCGGATCCGCACCCTCCGGGCAGCGTCGAGCTGATCCATGTGCGGTCCGGGACGTTGACGCTCGAAGTGGAGGGCGAGGAGTACGAGGTGGCGGCCGGGGCCTCGGCGACCTTTGAGGCCAAGGTGGCGCACGGCTACCGCAATGACGGGGCGGAGCCGGTCGAGATGACGATGTCGGTGGTCATCCCACTGGGGCGGTGA
- a CDS encoding type VII secretion system-associated protein: MDNSTQAAMTAGEPVTGEDMPEPPPEVVEAARNAPDHWLAMVDLTWQGEGAPPLWALIGQWRSGPTGEIEEWRDNPEYRPSPQALDWAEPSDAVDRAVQLAATGYGPAEDVHTTLARAEVSVLVTATGTPLAAASPEGTPVIPVYTSAAYLESVGRLLYDRRPVGELVDALPPGHALYLNPTGPVSMLVETEPLRAAIAAAGTGGAAGQQTDEAREAAIVSALRPGTAAAGIEPVTGGPAIGKPARTAPGTSVVGAGAAGGTT, from the coding sequence ATGGACAACAGCACACAGGCGGCGATGACGGCGGGCGAGCCCGTGACGGGCGAGGACATGCCCGAGCCGCCGCCGGAGGTCGTCGAGGCGGCACGCAACGCACCCGACCACTGGCTGGCCATGGTCGATCTGACCTGGCAGGGCGAGGGGGCGCCGCCCCTGTGGGCGCTGATCGGCCAGTGGCGGTCGGGCCCGACCGGCGAGATCGAGGAGTGGCGGGACAACCCCGAGTACCGGCCCTCGCCGCAGGCCCTGGACTGGGCCGAGCCGTCCGATGCCGTCGACCGCGCGGTGCAGCTGGCGGCCACGGGCTACGGCCCGGCCGAGGACGTCCATACGACGCTGGCCCGCGCGGAGGTCTCCGTCCTGGTCACCGCCACCGGCACGCCGCTGGCCGCGGCCTCCCCGGAGGGCACCCCGGTGATCCCCGTCTACACCTCCGCCGCCTATCTGGAATCGGTCGGCCGGCTGCTCTACGACCGGCGTCCGGTGGGCGAGCTGGTCGACGCGCTGCCGCCCGGGCACGCGCTGTACCTGAACCCGACCGGGCCGGTGAGCATGCTGGTCGAGACCGAACCGCTGCGGGCCGCCATCGCGGCGGCCGGAACCGGTGGCGCCGCCGGGCAGCAGACGGACGAGGCCCGCGAGGCGGCGATCGTCAGCGCGCTGCGTCCGGGCACGGCGGCTGCCGGCATCGAGCCGGTGACCGGCGGCCCGGCCATCGGCAAACCGGCCCGCACCGCCCCCGGCACCAGCGTCGTCGGCGCCGGCGCGGCCGGTGGCACCACCTGA
- a CDS encoding YbaK/EbsC family protein: MATPMDAFDDVRPAAECLDLLVEPVAAAIRGWGGSVPVRELRYVDTDPAIADTELLVAHYGSWLVEQSANCVVVAGKRGGEVTLAACLVLSHTRVDVNGTVRRQLGARKASFAPMDTAVGGSGMEYGGITPIGLPVGWPVLVDAAVADTPYVLIGSGGRRGKLIVPGKALAELPGVTVLEGLGVVA; this comes from the coding sequence ATGGCCACCCCGATGGATGCTTTCGACGATGTCCGACCCGCCGCCGAGTGCCTGGACCTGCTGGTCGAGCCGGTGGCCGCGGCGATCCGCGGCTGGGGTGGATCCGTCCCGGTGCGGGAGCTGCGCTACGTGGACACCGATCCGGCCATCGCGGACACGGAGCTGCTCGTTGCGCATTACGGCTCCTGGCTGGTGGAGCAGTCGGCGAACTGCGTCGTGGTGGCGGGCAAGCGCGGCGGCGAGGTCACCCTGGCCGCGTGTCTGGTCCTCTCGCACACCCGGGTCGACGTCAATGGCACCGTTCGCCGCCAACTGGGTGCCCGCAAGGCGTCGTTCGCGCCGATGGACACCGCGGTCGGCGGCAGCGGGATGGAGTACGGCGGTATCACCCCGATCGGCCTGCCCGTCGGCTGGCCGGTGCTGGTGGACGCCGCCGTCGCCGATACCCCCTACGTGCTGATCGGCAGCGGCGGCCGCCGGGGCAAGCTCATCGTGCCGGGCAAGGCGCTGGCCGAACTGCCCGGCGTCACGGTGCTGGAGGGCCTGGGCGTCGTCGCGTGA
- a CDS encoding GNAT family N-acetyltransferase codes for MITPRAAVPEDAAELVRLRRLMFLAMNGQDEPGSWERTAEAVARRQLAGPDGPLVAFVVDGEGAGAPHLAACAVGRIEERLPAPGHPSGLFGFVFNVCTDPRYRSRGHARATTEALLAHFAERGVTRVDLHATDEAEPLYRSLGFREHSIPLSLDLRSRTGAGSVTRRRPGPPAP; via the coding sequence ATGATCACGCCACGTGCCGCCGTGCCCGAGGACGCCGCCGAGCTCGTCCGGCTGCGTCGCCTGATGTTCCTCGCCATGAACGGGCAGGATGAGCCCGGGAGTTGGGAGCGCACCGCCGAGGCGGTGGCGCGCCGTCAGCTGGCGGGGCCGGACGGGCCGCTGGTGGCCTTCGTGGTCGACGGCGAGGGGGCCGGGGCGCCGCATCTGGCGGCGTGTGCGGTCGGGCGGATAGAGGAGCGGCTGCCCGCGCCCGGACACCCGTCGGGCCTCTTCGGCTTCGTCTTCAACGTCTGTACGGACCCGCGCTACCGCAGCCGGGGCCATGCGCGCGCCACGACGGAGGCGCTGCTGGCCCACTTCGCCGAGCGGGGCGTCACCCGGGTCGATCTGCATGCCACGGACGAGGCCGAACCGCTCTACCGCAGCCTCGGTTTCCGCGAGCACTCCATACCGCTGTCGCTGGACCTGCGCTCCCGTACGGGCGCCGGGTCCGTCACGCGACGACGCCCAGGCCCTCCAGCACCGTGA